Within Candidatus Rokuibacteriota bacterium, the genomic segment GCAGACGCCCCTCGGCTCGAACTGCGCCTGGGGGAGGACCGGAATGGGCGGGTACCAGGTCATCCACTCCGAATGCGAGGGGGTGCCTGGGTGGCCCCCCTCCGGGTTCCCTATCGGGTCAGATGGGCCAGGAGGGAGAGGTAGTCGCGGAGGTGGCGGGTAATGAGGAAGTTCTGGCGAACGTGCTCCCGACCGGCCTCACCCATCTTTCGGATAAGCTGGGGGTTGCTCAGGAGGTGGCGGATCCAGTAGGCTGCTCCCTCGACGGAATTCACGGTGTAGCCGGTCACGCCGTAGACGATCTGAACCATGATCCCACCCGTGGCGCCGCCGATCACGGGTTTTCCCTTCCACATGGCTTCGGCCACGGTGAGGCCGAACCCCTCACGCGTCGATTTCTGGATGACGATGGTCGCCGCGCGCTGAAGCGCGTTGATCTGGAGGTGGGCGTTGGTCGGGAGGTCGAGCACGTGGATGTCGGGATCACGGCCGGCGGCCTCCCGCACGTCGGCCAAAACCTGGGCCCCTTCGGGGTCGTCCGCCGCCCCGCCCCCGGCCAGCACCAACCGGACGTCGTGGTAGCGCTTTACCATGCGGTACGCGTTGATGACACCGACGGGGTCCTTGAAGCGGTCGAATCGCGAGACTTGCAGAAGCATCGGCTTGTCGTCCGGAAGCTGGAGCGCCTCCAGGATCTTGCGGATCTCCTGCTTGCTCATCCGGCGGTTCTTTTCCGCCAGCGGATCGATCGAGGGGTAGACGAGGAACTGGGCGACGGGCAGCTGCTGCGCAAAGGCGGGCAGGGAGAAGATCGCGGCATCGTAGCGGACCACGAAGCGCCGGAGGAACGCCCACACCCGACGCTGGGGCACCGAGAGGTCGATGTGACACCGCCAGACCCACTTCCCCTCGGGCGGGCGCGTCTCGACCATCGCCGCGGGCTGGGGATCATGGATCAGCACGAGGTCGCCCGCGGGCCTCAGGCGTTCGGAGTTGGCCCGGTTGATCGCGAGGTAGTGGTCCAGCATGGCCTCGGTGAATACTTGCTCGACGCCTTGCAGAGCGTTGTGGAACGCCTTGGTGGTGGCGAAGAAGTCCGCGTCCCCCTCGATGACCTCCCAGTCGGCCTTGATCCCGAGGTCGGTCATGATCGGGACGAGCCGGGTGAGGATTTCGGCGACTCCGCCGCCGTACCGGGTGGAGTTCACGTGCAAGAAGTGCCGGCCGCGCCCCCGTTCGGAGAGGCGGAGCAGGAGGTCCACGGCGCCCTTTGGCGTGACGTCCCGGTAGCTGTCGATGGTGATCGCGCTAGCGCTCACCGGCGTGAGCTCCTCGGTCCAGCTCGGCGTCCAGGAGGCGCAGGCTCTGCCGGCGCATCTGCTCCAGCCCGCCCAGGTAGGGGCTGATTCGGCTGACCTCCTCGGCCAGTGCGGGGAGCTTCAGCTCATCGCCGATCCAGTGGGCGAAGTCGCCGCCCTCGAGTCCCCGCCGGGCCCGCGCATCCAGGACGTGAAGGTAGATGGCGCTCGCGTCCACGGCGGCCAGGCAGCGTCGAAATTCCTCCAGCGTCCGCGCTTCCAGGCCGGTGGAGATTTCGAGGAGGTGGGACTGGACGAAGAAAAAGGGATCGCCGAAGACCACCCGGGGGACCGGATGGAGCGTGGAGATGTGATCGTCGATGACCGAGATGAGCTCTTCGCGAAGCTCCTCCAGGCTCGAGAAGTGGAACGGGTCCACGATGCTCAGCCGCTCGGCGAGCACCTGGTCGCGGATGTGGGTGGCGACCCAGTTGGCGAAATCGTTCGGGTAGGCGCGCGCGAGCTGGGGGTGGCGGAGAAAGACGCCGTGCGTGTGGTAGTACACCGAGCCGACGGGCACCTGCTCGAGCTTCTCCAGCAGCTCGCGTTCGTCCCGGGCCCGATGGCCCGGGATCTCTCTGAGCTCGATGCACCCGCTAAAGACGAACGGCCGTGCCGCCACCATCAGTCGTACTTCATCTTCTACCTTCCATCAGGCGACCCCGCGCGTCAAGTCGTTGGCGTTTTTTCTCGTTGCGCCTCTTCCGGCTGCGGGTGTATAAAGGTCACGAAGTGCTGGCTTCCGGGACGATGCGGTCGATGAGGTCGCTCTTCAGCCTGTTCCTCGTCTTCCACCTCCTGCTCGACCTGGCGATGCCGTGGCTGCCCGGGGCCTTCCGGTTCAACCCGGACGAGTCGGTGGTGGGGGTCCGGGCCCAGCCCGTCCACACGAGCGACGTCGCGCTCGCCCGGCAGGCGGACGTGCTCCGGGAGCCTGACGCGCTGCCGCGCCTGAGCCCGAAGACGCCCGCCGATCCGCAGCGGTGGAGCAGCGCGGTGGCGCTGATCGTGCTGCTCCCGCGGCGCGACCCTTCGTCTGACCCGTCCGTTCCCCGCCTGACCGAAGACGACTGATTTCCGTCCCGCCATTCTGACCTGCCGTCTTCCCTGATCCATCCGGTCACCGCCACTCCAGGCGGCGGCCGATCGCTCGGGGAGACGGGCGCCACGCGAACTACCGTTCGAGCGCGCACCCACCACTCCGCGGTGGGTACCCGGCCCGCGCAATCTACTCGGGCCTCGCGCGGCGGGTGGCCCGCCTCACGGCATGGCCGAACCCGCCACGCTCGAACAACAGGGGGGAGGCATCGGAAGGGGCGGGTACTCGCGCCGGGTACCCACGAAGTGGGTGCGCGCGCCAGCGCGGGGGGTCGGCGTGGGTGGCCCCCCTCCGAGATTGATCACCTCTCGATGCGTTCCCACACAGGGGCGTCGCTTGCTCTGCAGGCGGACGCCCCGGGACGGAGGATACCAGATGAAGATCAAAGAGGGATATGAAGGCCTCGTGGTAGCCCTCGGAATGGCCGCCGTGGCCTTGACGATCGCCGTGATCATCAAGCTGCTGACCTAGGTCATCGGAGGGGGACACCCACGCCTTCGGCGTGGGTACCCCGGGCCCCCTCCGAGCCCTCCCCCAGGAATGGTGGTTCGAGCCGAGGGGTGCCGGTGGTTGCCGGGACCCGGAGGGAGTAAACTTTGTTCGCTCGAGCCATGGGTCTCCGGCTTCGTCTGATCCTGACGCTGGTCATCCCGCTGGTCCTGGTGGTCGGGGTGTACGGGCTCGTCCGCATTCGCGAGGAGCAGGCCCAGCTCCTCGACGAGGACCGGCGCAACATGGCCCTCACCACCAAGGCCATCCAGATCGCGGTGGAGAACGCGCTCCGGGACCGGCAGATATCGGACATCAAACGCCTTCTCTTCGAGATCGTGGAAGACCAGGAGCAGATCGACCGGATCAGGCTTTTTGACAGGAAGCTCGCTGCC encodes:
- a CDS encoding glycosyltransferase — its product is MTIDSYRDVTPKGAVDLLLRLSERGRGRHFLHVNSTRYGGGVAEILTRLVPIMTDLGIKADWEVIEGDADFFATTKAFHNALQGVEQVFTEAMLDHYLAINRANSERLRPAGDLVLIHDPQPAAMVETRPPEGKWVWRCHIDLSVPQRRVWAFLRRFVVRYDAAIFSLPAFAQQLPVAQFLVYPSIDPLAEKNRRMSKQEIRKILEALQLPDDKPMLLQVSRFDRFKDPVGVINAYRMVKRYHDVRLVLAGGGAADDPEGAQVLADVREAAGRDPDIHVLDLPTNAHLQINALQRAATIVIQKSTREGFGLTVAEAMWKGKPVIGGATGGIMVQIVYGVTGYTVNSVEGAAYWIRHLLSNPQLIRKMGEAGREHVRQNFLITRHLRDYLSLLAHLTR